A genomic window from Montipora capricornis isolate CH-2021 chromosome 8, ASM3666992v2, whole genome shotgun sequence includes:
- the LOC138059635 gene encoding uncharacterized protein, with protein sequence VGKVRAKVQSLLDSLTELSRLLYLSAQSRSPRLVLRLHNTAFLHAMLCKDIIGQPEILFYGRCLHSLTAHAAKQNRIISGESANTEEEERHFNTLQGITKLTNRRPGDVITPTSSLVRLQAEQQMAETRQGNAVKAQESQISKYYKALPPFPNTIIPNRYIVRNTKEYQAHLQSISDFLICGEGVWWQQIIASGAEFRDGPDELNFRPEGPSLHHFRSSSLALEEEHLNQRWEI encoded by the coding sequence GTAGGAAAGGTCAGAGCGAAAGTGCAGTCCTTGCTGGATTCCCTGACTGAGCTCAGTAGGCTCCTTTATCTGTCCGCTCAGTCTCGCTCACCAAGACTTGTGCTACGTTTGCACAACACAGCATTTTTACATGCCATGCTTTGTAAGGATATCATTGGCCAACCTGAAATTCTGTTTTATGGAAGGTGCTTGCATTCCCTAACAGCACATGCTGCTAAACAAAACAGAATAATTTCAGGAGAGTCAGCCAAcacagaagaagaagagagacaTTTCAACACTCTGCAAGGCATCACGAAATTAACAAACAGAAGACCTGGTGATGTCATTACACCTACTAGTAGTCTTGTCCGCCTTCAAGCTGAACAACAGATGGCAGAAACCAGGCAGGGAAATGCAGTGAAAGCCCAAGAGTCCCAAATCTCGAAATACTATAAGGCATTACCACCATTTCCCAACACAATCATACCAAATCGGTATATTGTGAGAAATACTAAAGAATACCAGGCTCACCTCCAGAGCATAAGTGATTTCCTTATCTGTGGTGAAGGTGTTTGGTGGCAGCAAATTATTGCCTCTGGAGCGGAGTTTCGGGATGGTCCTGATGAACTGAATTTCAGACCTGAAGGTCCATCTCTCCATCATTTCAGGTCAAGCAGCCTGGCATTAGAAGAGGAACACCTCAATCAACGTTGGGAAATCTGA